The following are encoded in a window of Thalassotalea insulae genomic DNA:
- a CDS encoding SCO family protein: MNNILAMIIAVVAIAIGVLVYQKSFNLAQPEHALYYQTPREIKPFAMTDHQHQAFTNQQLTGKWSWVFFGYTSCPDVCPTTMQELNFYYDDLKAIADNVQILLVSVDPNRDSLDKLAQYVAYFNPEFTALTADHSVLFPFARNLGLMYAISDDDRHDSYLVDHSASIVLINPQGKIAAIFKPQHELGQLPTVSGEHLVSDFDKIVNLASE, from the coding sequence GTGAATAACATTTTAGCCATGATCATTGCTGTGGTAGCTATTGCTATTGGTGTCTTGGTCTATCAAAAGTCTTTTAATCTTGCTCAACCTGAGCATGCTTTGTATTACCAAACCCCACGCGAAATTAAACCGTTTGCGATGACAGATCATCAACATCAGGCATTTACTAATCAGCAATTAACAGGGAAGTGGTCCTGGGTATTTTTTGGTTATACCTCTTGCCCTGATGTTTGCCCAACGACAATGCAAGAACTTAATTTTTATTATGATGATTTAAAGGCGATTGCAGATAATGTCCAGATATTGCTGGTGTCGGTTGATCCTAATCGAGATTCGCTTGATAAGCTGGCGCAATATGTTGCTTATTTTAATCCGGAATTTACTGCATTGACCGCTGACCATTCGGTATTGTTTCCATTCGCCCGCAATTTAGGACTAATGTATGCCATTAGCGATGACGATCGTCATGATAGTTATTTAGTGGATCACAGTGCTTCAATCGTTTTGATCAACCCTCAAGGGAAAATTGCTGCGATATTTAAACCACAGCATGAATTAGGCCAGTTGCCGACGGTCTCGGGTGAACATTTAGTCAGTGATTTTGACAAAATAGTTAATTTGGCAAGTGAGTAA
- a CDS encoding polysaccharide deacetylase family protein: MKKYLLIIIYLLLTNIHLNSEAAVILQYHHVSTETPVSTSIAPLQFEAHMQFLADNGYRVVALSEIMNSITKQQPIPDKTVAITFDDAYLDILQQAKPILDRFDYPFTIFVNPGIVEKKRANYLSWQQLKMMADSGVIIANHGFYHDSLARIPDDMTESQWLIKQGELLLKAETMIEEKTGQSWRYLAYPYGEYTPAIEQLVAEHDFIAFSQQSGAVGLATTLTRVPRFPVSQPYDKITSLKDKFASLPVVIEASNNSTIYEFGALAFANFNVIIDDFRKSQLNCYVTGIGKQQVEWLSDKEFRLTFNAPLPVGRVRSNCTAPSISQPGRYYWYSKPWFILNSGKKWYPL, from the coding sequence ATGAAAAAATATTTATTAATTATCATTTATTTATTACTGACCAACATCCATTTAAACAGCGAAGCTGCGGTAATTTTGCAGTATCACCATGTCAGCACTGAGACACCCGTTAGCACCAGTATTGCACCGCTGCAATTTGAAGCTCACATGCAATTTCTGGCAGATAACGGTTATCGAGTTGTCGCTTTGTCTGAAATCATGAATAGCATCACCAAACAACAACCGATACCAGATAAAACCGTAGCGATAACCTTTGATGATGCCTATTTGGATATTCTACAGCAAGCAAAGCCGATTCTTGACCGCTTTGATTATCCGTTCACGATATTTGTTAACCCCGGCATAGTCGAGAAAAAAAGGGCAAATTATCTTTCATGGCAACAGTTAAAAATGATGGCGGACAGCGGTGTTATTATCGCCAACCATGGCTTTTATCATGATTCACTCGCCAGAATACCCGATGATATGACAGAGTCACAATGGTTAATTAAACAAGGTGAATTACTGCTAAAAGCAGAAACAATGATTGAAGAAAAAACCGGACAAAGCTGGCGATACCTTGCTTATCCTTATGGTGAATACACCCCGGCAATTGAACAATTAGTGGCTGAGCATGACTTTATTGCGTTTTCACAGCAAAGTGGAGCCGTTGGATTAGCGACCACACTAACCCGGGTGCCACGCTTTCCAGTCTCTCAGCCCTACGATAAAATCACCAGCTTAAAAGACAAATTTGCTTCTCTACCTGTTGTTATAGAGGCATCAAATAACAGCACCATATATGAGTTTGGCGCACTAGCATTCGCAAACTTTAATGTGATTATCGATGATTTTAGAAAATCACAGCTTAACTGCTACGTCACAGGTATTGGTAAACAGCAAGTAGAATGGTTGAGTGATAAAGAGTTTCGTTTAACCTTTAATGCTCCATTACCTGTTGGTCGCGTACGCAGCAACTGTACTGCTCCTAGTATCAGCCAACCTGGGCGTTACTACTGGTATTCCAAACCCTGGTTTATCTTAAATTCAGGTAAAAAATGGTATCCACTCTAA
- a CDS encoding MATE family efflux transporter, producing MKNNLHFQLFVIALPMILSNITVPLLGLVDTAVIGHLEHAYYLGASTVGATIISSITWLCGFLRMSTTGLAAQAYGKQDSALNMLVLGRGLVVAIVIGLLAVLLQVPFIDFALELSGGSTQVQHYASQYAHIRIWGLPASLANLVVLGWLLGNHYAKSVMWLLIFTNLVNLVLDLLFVVCFHYQVAGVAYATLIAEYSSLIAGLWVIAGKVKPLTNQLYQQLKIQLLEQQALIRYFKLNRDIVLRTLSLQLCFIFITFQGARLGDTVVAANAILMNFLLFISFGLDGIANAVEVMVGKAKGAKDALAFKQIFGISLLWTSIFALLYCLLFFFGGHYLIRLISSIEAVVNFAEQYLIWIIILPLVACWSYLFDGIYIGLTQAKAMRNSMMVATFGCFFPLWWLLQDLGNHGLWLAFSGFMLARGVTLAWHLRVKLWHSAVLH from the coding sequence TTGAAAAATAATCTCCATTTCCAGTTATTCGTTATTGCATTGCCGATGATTTTATCGAATATAACGGTGCCGCTGTTGGGATTAGTTGATACTGCGGTCATTGGTCATCTTGAGCATGCTTACTATTTAGGTGCCAGTACAGTAGGAGCGACCATCATCTCTTCTATTACCTGGCTCTGTGGCTTTTTACGCATGAGTACCACCGGCCTAGCTGCTCAAGCTTATGGCAAGCAAGATTCAGCACTGAATATGCTAGTCTTAGGGCGAGGGTTAGTTGTCGCCATAGTGATTGGTTTATTGGCAGTATTGTTACAAGTCCCTTTTATCGATTTTGCGCTAGAGCTTTCGGGGGGGTCAACACAAGTACAACATTATGCCAGTCAATATGCGCATATCCGCATCTGGGGACTACCGGCTTCATTGGCAAATTTAGTGGTGCTTGGCTGGCTGCTGGGGAATCATTATGCCAAGTCTGTGATGTGGTTACTGATCTTTACTAACTTGGTTAACCTAGTATTAGATTTGTTATTTGTTGTTTGTTTTCACTATCAGGTTGCCGGTGTCGCTTATGCAACCTTAATTGCAGAATACTCAAGCCTAATTGCAGGACTGTGGGTCATTGCCGGTAAAGTCAAGCCATTAACTAATCAGTTATATCAGCAGTTGAAAATACAGTTATTGGAGCAACAGGCCTTAATTCGTTATTTCAAATTAAATCGTGATATCGTTTTAAGAACTTTGTCACTGCAGTTGTGCTTTATTTTTATTACTTTTCAAGGCGCGAGATTAGGCGATACCGTGGTGGCAGCGAATGCAATCTTAATGAATTTTTTATTGTTTATTTCCTTTGGTCTTGATGGTATTGCCAATGCCGTAGAAGTGATGGTAGGTAAAGCAAAAGGGGCGAAAGATGCTTTAGCGTTTAAGCAGATATTTGGCATTAGCTTATTGTGGACGTCGATCTTTGCCTTGCTTTATTGTTTGTTGTTTTTCTTTGGTGGCCATTATTTGATTCGGCTGATTTCGTCGATTGAAGCGGTTGTTAACTTTGCTGAACAATATTTAATCTGGATTATTATCCTGCCGTTAGTTGCTTGCTGGAGTTATTTATTTGATGGTATTTATATTGGATTAACGCAAGCTAAGGCGATGCGTAACAGTATGATGGTAGCAACATTCGGTTGTTTCTTTCCGCTTTGGTGGTTGTTGCAAGACTTGGGAAATCACGGTTTATGGCTGGCGTTTTCAGGTTTTATGCTTGCGCGAGGGGTAACTCTTGCTTGGCATTTACGGGTTAAACTTTGGCATAGTGCAGTATTGCATTAA
- the nfuA gene encoding Fe-S biogenesis protein NfuA, which translates to MITISESAQAHFVKLLAQQAEGTHIRVFVVNPGTASAECGVSYCPPDAVEPEDLEVPFEHFSAYIDADSKPFLEDAEIDFTTDQMGSQLTLKAPNAKLRKVADDAPLFERVDYFLKAEVNPQLAGHGGECTLMEITDDGYAVLQFGGGCNGCSQIDVTVKDGIEKQLLEIMGGEIKGVRDMTEHQRGEHSYY; encoded by the coding sequence ATGATCACAATTTCAGAATCAGCACAGGCCCACTTTGTAAAGCTATTAGCTCAGCAAGCCGAAGGAACACACATCCGCGTATTTGTTGTCAACCCTGGAACCGCAAGCGCTGAATGTGGGGTGTCTTATTGTCCACCTGATGCGGTTGAACCAGAAGATCTGGAAGTTCCATTTGAGCATTTTTCTGCTTATATCGACGCTGACAGTAAACCATTTCTTGAAGATGCTGAAATCGACTTCACTACTGACCAAATGGGTTCACAGTTAACCCTAAAAGCTCCTAACGCTAAATTACGTAAAGTTGCAGATGATGCGCCATTATTTGAGCGTGTTGATTATTTCTTAAAGGCAGAGGTAAATCCACAACTTGCTGGCCACGGTGGTGAATGTACGCTGATGGAAATCACTGATGATGGTTATGCAGTTTTACAATTTGGGGGCGGCTGTAACGGCTGTAGTCAAATCGACGTCACGGTAAAAGATGGCATTGAAAAACAGTTGTTGGAAATTATGGGTGGGGAAATTAAAGGTGTTCGCGATATGACCGAACATCAACGTGGTGAGCATTCCTACTACTAA
- a CDS encoding M14 family zinc carboxypeptidase, whose amino-acid sequence MGYRLTISLLVTFYLQSLVAVAANVEKYLPKMQQYKQEITKPEAMLGFGLGERHIRHDQLVHYLEQLAKESKRIKLTNIGYTKEMRKQLLLTVSTPENLAQLPHLLQQAEQQSAEAPLVIWLGYSVHGDEISGSNAALAVAYYLAASNDESVQQILKDTIIVIEPSINPDGMDRFVNWVNTHRGSTENADPNHIEHHQGWRTGRTNHFGFDLNRDWLLLTQQETQNRMRYYHQYQPHVLGDYHEMGANGSYFFQPGILSRTHPLTPKTNTELTQLLATFHAKALDRDNRLYYSQEKFDDFYYGKGSTYPDINGGVGILFEQASSRGVQQDTVNGLLTFEYGIQNHVYTSLSTINGAWQNRTQFKQYRKKFYQEALKLADDEKFTGYLLTEKQDKYRLNTFLTKLKQHQINVYPLTEDFRLDGKLYQKESSYYLPLAQKQYRVIQALFNQQQEFQDNTFYDVSGWTLPLAMDIDFQTVKRTWGLDIAKTPWQLSADKTISIDRQAYAYAFEWHDFLAPKLLNQLLAHGVQAKVANRIFSAQTQSGNKSFAAGAIIIPAAIQQQPQWRELVAQYAQENQIQVFSLTTGLTPQGIDLGSGSMRKIDPVKVLLVGGKGSSQYEAAEVLYYLDEMLSIPVTVVEQSRLSTIDLAQYSHLLMVDGSYKNLSKVTVENIKLWLESGGVLFGQKRAASWLAEKEIVKAKFVSKEHIDELFDTDGLNYQDKERLAARKRIAGAIFESQLDLSHPLAYGYTDQQLPLFRNSTLIIDSYAQPFMTVANYSAKPLMSGYTDRTLVNRIANNPAIIAHDYGKGRVIVSVDNLAFRGYWLGSAKILANSLFFAKAFSASAL is encoded by the coding sequence ATGGGTTATCGCTTAACGATAAGTTTACTCGTTACTTTTTATCTGCAATCGCTAGTGGCTGTTGCGGCCAATGTTGAAAAGTATCTACCAAAGATGCAGCAATATAAGCAAGAGATCACTAAACCAGAAGCTATGTTAGGGTTTGGGCTTGGTGAGCGTCATATTCGCCATGATCAGTTGGTGCATTACCTAGAACAGTTAGCGAAAGAGTCAAAGCGGATAAAATTAACCAACATTGGTTATACCAAGGAAATGCGTAAGCAATTGTTGTTAACTGTTTCAACGCCGGAAAACCTGGCTCAGTTACCGCACTTATTACAACAAGCTGAGCAACAAAGTGCAGAGGCACCATTGGTTATCTGGCTTGGCTATTCAGTGCATGGCGATGAAATCAGTGGTAGTAATGCCGCATTGGCGGTTGCTTATTATTTGGCAGCCAGTAACGACGAATCGGTGCAGCAAATACTGAAGGATACGATTATTGTTATCGAACCAAGTATTAACCCGGATGGTATGGATCGTTTTGTTAACTGGGTTAACACCCATCGCGGAAGTACCGAAAATGCTGATCCTAACCACATCGAACATCATCAGGGCTGGCGTACCGGAAGAACCAATCATTTTGGTTTTGATCTCAATCGCGATTGGTTATTGTTGACTCAGCAGGAAACACAAAACCGTATGCGCTATTATCATCAATATCAGCCTCATGTGCTGGGGGATTACCACGAAATGGGGGCGAACGGCAGTTATTTTTTTCAGCCGGGAATTTTGAGTCGAACCCATCCTTTAACCCCAAAAACTAACACTGAATTAACCCAGTTACTGGCGACTTTTCATGCTAAGGCGTTAGATCGGGATAATCGTTTGTATTATAGTCAGGAAAAATTTGATGACTTTTACTATGGTAAAGGCTCGACATATCCGGATATTAACGGCGGTGTAGGTATATTGTTTGAGCAGGCCAGCAGCCGGGGTGTTCAGCAAGATACGGTGAATGGTTTATTAACGTTTGAATATGGCATTCAAAATCATGTTTACACATCACTGTCTACGATTAATGGTGCTTGGCAAAACCGTACCCAGTTTAAACAGTATCGTAAAAAGTTTTATCAGGAAGCATTGAAACTTGCCGATGATGAAAAGTTTACTGGTTATTTGCTGACGGAAAAGCAGGATAAGTACCGATTAAATACTTTTCTTACTAAGTTAAAGCAGCATCAAATCAATGTTTATCCGTTAACTGAAGATTTCCGCTTAGATGGTAAATTGTACCAGAAGGAGAGTAGTTATTATTTGCCACTGGCACAAAAGCAGTATCGGGTGATTCAAGCCTTGTTTAATCAGCAACAAGAATTTCAGGATAATACCTTTTATGATGTTTCTGGCTGGACTTTACCACTGGCGATGGATATTGATTTTCAAACTGTTAAGCGTACTTGGGGCCTAGATATCGCTAAAACGCCGTGGCAATTGTCGGCTGATAAGACGATTAGCATAGATCGGCAAGCTTATGCCTATGCGTTTGAATGGCATGACTTTTTAGCGCCCAAATTACTTAATCAGTTACTAGCGCATGGCGTACAGGCTAAAGTTGCAAATCGTATCTTTAGCGCGCAGACCCAAAGCGGCAATAAAAGTTTTGCGGCAGGTGCTATCATTATTCCAGCGGCGATTCAGCAGCAGCCACAATGGCGTGAGCTAGTGGCTCAATATGCACAAGAAAATCAAATTCAGGTTTTTAGTTTAACTACAGGATTGACTCCGCAAGGGATCGATCTGGGTTCTGGGTCAATGCGTAAAATCGATCCTGTTAAAGTGTTGCTTGTTGGTGGTAAAGGTAGTTCGCAATATGAAGCGGCTGAAGTTTTATACTATCTGGACGAAATGCTGAGTATACCTGTGACTGTAGTTGAACAGAGCCGGCTATCAACAATTGACTTAGCCCAATACAGCCATCTGTTAATGGTGGACGGAAGCTATAAAAATTTAAGTAAAGTGACGGTTGAAAACATTAAGCTGTGGTTAGAAAGCGGCGGTGTGTTGTTCGGACAAAAGCGTGCGGCTTCCTGGTTAGCAGAAAAGGAAATAGTTAAAGCGAAATTTGTCAGCAAAGAACATATCGATGAACTATTTGATACCGATGGCTTGAATTATCAGGATAAAGAACGCTTAGCGGCACGTAAACGTATTGCTGGTGCAATTTTTGAAAGCCAGTTAGATCTAAGTCACCCGTTAGCCTATGGTTATACTGATCAGCAATTGCCATTGTTTCGAAATAGTACCTTAATTATTGACAGCTATGCGCAGCCATTTATGACTGTTGCTAACTATAGTGCTAAACCGTTAATGAGTGGTTATACCGACAGGACCTTAGTTAATCGTATTGCGAATAATCCTGCAATTATTGCCCATGATTATGGCAAAGGACGGGTAATTGTTAGTGTTGATAATCTAGCATTTCGAGGTTACTGGCTCGGCAGCGCAAAAATACTGGCGAATAGCTTATTTTTTGCTAAAGCGTTTAGCGCTTCCGCACTATAA
- a CDS encoding ComF family protein: MELLYRQKLLGLASRCIKLEPFYQQLKLTTSCCELCQGTELIHPLLCLYCNEDLPRFQLSQCHYDLLNWPAVDKLFPKRNFDRLLALTPYLWPIDSLLKQLKYHNRFELADLLGFLLSQLWKKLPDNNLKIPILSVPVHLTKWQNRGYNQAHLIAKSFAQYTELNYLPDALIRDKSLPSQVGQSGMQRRKNINQAFSLTDNKQKFPPQLILLDDVITTGTTVNAICKLLKNRGVEKVTVLTVAFTLPSKK; this comes from the coding sequence ATGGAATTGCTCTATCGACAAAAATTATTGGGCTTAGCAAGCAGATGCATTAAATTAGAGCCGTTTTATCAGCAATTAAAGCTGACCACTAGTTGCTGCGAATTATGTCAGGGTACAGAGTTAATACATCCGTTATTGTGCCTATATTGCAATGAAGATTTACCGCGTTTTCAGCTATCACAGTGCCACTATGATCTGCTTAATTGGCCTGCCGTTGATAAATTATTTCCTAAACGAAATTTTGATCGCTTACTGGCATTAACCCCTTACCTTTGGCCAATAGATTCATTATTAAAACAACTGAAATATCACAACCGCTTTGAGTTAGCCGACTTACTCGGTTTTCTGTTAAGCCAATTATGGAAAAAATTACCCGATAATAACCTAAAGATCCCGATATTATCTGTACCTGTTCATCTCACGAAATGGCAAAACCGGGGTTATAATCAGGCGCACTTGATCGCAAAATCATTCGCTCAATATACCGAATTAAACTATCTGCCCGATGCCCTTATCCGAGATAAATCTTTGCCAAGCCAGGTTGGACAAAGTGGCATGCAACGACGAAAAAATATCAATCAAGCGTTTAGCCTTACCGATAACAAACAAAAATTTCCACCACAACTGATATTGCTCGATGACGTTATCACCACAGGCACGACAGTAAATGCAATTTGTAAACTGTTAAAAAACAGAGGAGTAGAGAAAGTGACGGTACTGACTGTCGCATTCACTCTCCCCAGCAAAAAGTAA
- the bioH gene encoding pimeloyl-ACP methyl ester esterase BioH, whose protein sequence is MAEMLKIASIGAGTPIVLIHGWGLNSGVWQPMVEQLQHQFKMITIDIPGYGENLDIELSPYTIEHIAQHMVETVAEPAIYLGWSLGGLVASQIAFQFPEMVKGLVTVASTPYFVKQQNWPGIEANVLQLFHRQLNQDIKKTIDNFLKIQAMGSPHVRQDIKLIRDLVMQYPMPSAYTLDLSLSFLEQVDQRQILAEISVPLLRIYGKLDGLVPKAVIPLVDKLVPNSEKVIIERASHAPFISELKVFTESITQWINECC, encoded by the coding sequence ATGGCAGAAATGTTAAAAATAGCGAGTATCGGGGCTGGCACGCCGATTGTTTTAATCCATGGTTGGGGATTAAACTCCGGTGTCTGGCAACCTATGGTTGAACAGTTACAACATCAATTTAAGATGATCACTATAGATATCCCAGGTTATGGTGAAAATCTTGATATTGAACTGTCGCCCTATACCATAGAACATATTGCGCAACACATGGTCGAAACAGTAGCTGAACCGGCAATCTACCTTGGCTGGTCATTAGGTGGCTTAGTTGCAAGCCAGATAGCGTTTCAATTTCCTGAAATGGTGAAAGGTTTAGTGACGGTTGCCAGTACGCCTTATTTTGTTAAACAGCAAAATTGGCCAGGTATTGAAGCTAATGTTCTACAGTTATTTCATCGCCAGCTTAATCAAGATATTAAGAAAACTATCGATAACTTTTTAAAAATTCAGGCAATGGGAAGTCCCCATGTTCGTCAAGATATTAAGCTTATCCGTGATCTGGTAATGCAATACCCGATGCCGTCAGCATATACCCTAGATTTATCATTAAGCTTTTTAGAACAAGTCGATCAACGTCAAATATTAGCCGAGATATCAGTACCTTTATTGCGCATTTACGGTAAGTTAGATGGCCTGGTACCTAAAGCGGTGATCCCACTCGTTGATAAATTAGTGCCCAACAGTGAAAAAGTCATTATTGAGCGAGCATCACACGCGCCTTTTATTAGTGAATTAAAAGTGTTCACTGAGTCAATCACTCAGTGGATAAACGAGTGCTGCTAG
- a CDS encoding putative metalloprotease CJM1_0395 family protein has translation MNITPQAPTIPIPTVANPATEALRRENHQREVITQPAAAQQSASEKGVASERERAKSPAQQNEQVDFAEIQKKLSQQNRTISDEQGAEDQAQEQETDTKQQAQATDKSEQISDPEIQREIKELKLRDQEVRAHEQAHAATGGVATGAPSYSFEVGPDGKKYAVEGEVSVDLTPVSGDPRATITKMQKVYNAALAPANPSIQDMRVASSAARIITQAQSQLLDQAQQQGDEETKSSNFEPSTNTPNRDRFNNETVSTDDNGFDQFINQTLESQEAIAPTRALEIDARAQRIESFYSNINQAYERPANYQFELTA, from the coding sequence ATGAATATTACGCCGCAAGCGCCAACCATTCCTATCCCTACAGTAGCGAACCCAGCTACTGAGGCCTTGCGTCGTGAAAATCATCAACGAGAAGTGATCACTCAACCTGCCGCAGCTCAGCAATCTGCATCGGAAAAAGGTGTCGCCTCAGAACGTGAACGAGCAAAATCACCAGCCCAGCAGAATGAACAAGTTGATTTTGCAGAAATTCAAAAGAAACTTTCACAGCAAAACCGCACTATTAGTGATGAGCAAGGTGCAGAGGACCAAGCTCAGGAACAAGAAACAGATACTAAGCAGCAAGCGCAAGCGACTGATAAAAGTGAGCAAATTTCTGATCCTGAAATTCAACGAGAAATCAAAGAGCTTAAATTAAGAGATCAAGAAGTTAGAGCGCATGAGCAGGCGCATGCGGCAACTGGTGGTGTGGCAACAGGAGCTCCGTCTTATAGTTTTGAAGTTGGCCCGGATGGTAAAAAATATGCAGTTGAAGGTGAGGTTTCGGTAGATTTAACCCCAGTGAGTGGCGATCCTAGGGCAACTATCACTAAAATGCAGAAAGTTTATAATGCTGCACTAGCGCCAGCGAACCCCTCGATACAAGATATGCGTGTTGCCAGTTCAGCTGCTCGTATCATTACTCAGGCGCAATCACAGCTATTAGATCAAGCACAACAGCAAGGTGATGAAGAGACTAAATCGTCGAACTTTGAACCCTCTACCAATACCCCTAACCGAGATCGCTTTAATAACGAAACTGTATCTACAGATGATAATGGCTTTGATCAATTTATTAATCAAACTCTTGAGTCACAAGAAGCAATCGCACCCACCAGAGCACTTGAAATAGATGCGCGGGCACAGCGAATCGAGAGTTTTTATAGCAATATTAATCAGGCGTATGAACGTCCAGCTAATTATCAGTTCGAGTTAACCGCTTAG
- the pyrE gene encoding orotate phosphoribosyltransferase, whose amino-acid sequence MKDYQREFIEFALEKQVLRFGEFTLKSGRTSPYFFNAGLFNTGRDLARLGRFYAAALVDAKINFDLLFGPAYKGIPIATTTAVALSDHHNLDIPYCFNRKEAKTHGEGGSLVGSALEGKVMLVDDVITAGTAIRESMEIIKANGAELSGVLIALDRQEKGKGELSAIQEVERDFGTTVISIVTLADLISYLEEQPNMADSLASIKQYRQDYGI is encoded by the coding sequence ATGAAAGATTATCAACGCGAATTTATTGAATTTGCTCTGGAGAAGCAAGTATTACGTTTTGGCGAGTTTACCTTAAAATCAGGTCGCACTAGTCCTTATTTTTTTAATGCCGGCTTATTTAATACTGGTCGTGATTTAGCTCGTTTAGGGCGTTTCTACGCCGCTGCACTTGTTGATGCCAAGATCAATTTTGATCTGCTATTTGGCCCGGCGTACAAAGGTATTCCTATTGCCACTACCACAGCCGTTGCGTTATCTGATCATCATAACCTCGATATTCCTTATTGCTTTAACCGTAAAGAAGCTAAAACTCACGGCGAAGGGGGGAGTTTAGTCGGCTCTGCGCTGGAAGGTAAGGTTATGTTGGTAGATGATGTTATCACTGCTGGTACAGCAATTCGCGAATCAATGGAAATCATTAAAGCCAATGGCGCGGAGTTATCTGGAGTATTAATTGCCCTTGATCGCCAGGAAAAAGGGAAAGGTGAATTATCTGCAATTCAGGAAGTGGAACGAGATTTTGGTACAACAGTGATCTCTATTGTTACGCTAGCTGACTTAATTAGCTATCTGGAAGAGCAGCCGAATATGGCAGATAGCCTCGCCAGCATTAAACAATACCGTCAGGATTACGGTATTTAA
- the rph gene encoding ribonuclease PH → MRPSGRTLGQIRPVTITRQFTSHAEGSVLIEFGETKVICTASVEEGVPRFLKGQGKGWVTAEYGMLPRSTHTRMRREAASGKQSGRTLEISRLIARSLRAAVDLTALGENTISIDCDVIQADGGTRTASITGACVALVDALNYMRAKEIIKTNPLKHMIAAISVGIYQGEAVADLDYPEDSAAETDMNVVMTDTGKLIEVQGTAEEEPFSFDEMQEMLTLAKHAINELFDIQQSALN, encoded by the coding sequence ATGCGTCCAAGTGGCAGAACATTAGGTCAAATTCGTCCTGTAACTATCACCCGCCAATTTACTTCTCATGCTGAAGGCTCGGTTTTAATTGAGTTTGGAGAAACTAAAGTCATCTGTACCGCTTCCGTTGAAGAAGGTGTACCACGCTTTTTAAAAGGTCAGGGAAAAGGTTGGGTTACAGCAGAATATGGTATGTTGCCACGTTCCACCCATACACGCATGAGGCGAGAAGCCGCTAGCGGTAAACAAAGTGGGCGTACTTTAGAAATTTCGCGCTTAATTGCTCGCTCATTACGCGCAGCCGTTGACTTAACTGCTCTAGGTGAAAACACTATCAGTATTGATTGCGATGTTATACAGGCCGACGGTGGTACTCGTACAGCTTCAATTACCGGTGCCTGTGTCGCTTTGGTTGATGCATTAAACTATATGCGCGCAAAAGAAATCATTAAAACTAACCCGTTAAAGCATATGATTGCTGCAATTTCTGTTGGTATTTATCAAGGTGAAGCCGTTGCTGATTTAGATTACCCAGAAGATTCTGCCGCTGAAACCGATATGAATGTAGTGATGACAGACACAGGTAAACTTATTGAAGTACAGGGCACTGCTGAAGAAGAACCGTTTAGCTTTGACGAAATGCAAGAAATGCTGACACTAGCCAAGCATGCGATCAATGAATTATTCGACATCCAGCAGTCAGCATTAAATTAA